A stretch of Pseudomonas sp. 7SR1 DNA encodes these proteins:
- a CDS encoding DEAD/DEAH box helicase, giving the protein MNLPLAADHAMAGFHPAVRAWFSQTFPAITAAQARAWPLIGQRRSTLVAAPTGSGKTLTAFLAVLDELVHRGLEQGGLPDQTLVVYVSPLKALSNDIRINLQNPLAGITEQLRRMDLPPLHITTAVRTGDTPQKERSAMRKTAPHILVTTPESLYVLLGSDSGRQMLASTRTVIVDEIHAIAASKRGSHLALSLERLQALCAEPLVRIGLSATQKPIEAVSRFLVGAGRPCEIVDIGHARPRDLGIEVPPVPLSAVMANDVWELVYNRLADLAREHRTTLVFVNTRRLAERLSRHLSERLGKDAVAAHHGSLAKEFRLDAEQRLKRGELQVLIATASLELGIDIGDVDLVCQIASPRSISAFLQRVGRSGHQVGGTPKGRLFATTRDDLIECAALLDCVRRGELDILHIPTAPLDVLAQQIVAEVSCQEWQEQALLETFRRASPYAALDEGHYQALLQMLAEGVNGRQGVRSAYLHRDAVSRTLRGRRGSKLTAVTSGGTIPDNADYSVLLEPQGLNIGSVNEDFAVESIAGDVFQLGNTSYRIIRVETGRVRVEDAQGQPPTIPFWLGEAPGRSAELSMAVARLQAQLDRLLGATPGNLQPALDWLTGTLQLNQASAEQLVDYLAPARLAFGALPSQDTLLMERFFDESGGTQLIIHSPFGSRINRAWGLALRKRFCRTFNFELQAAASEDAIVLSLSTGHSFELDEVWRYLNSQSAEQVLVQAVLDAPLFGVRWRWNAGVALALPRYTGGRKVAPQIQRMKSEDLIASVFPDQIACLENLAGEREIPDHPLVEQTLDDCLHEAMDSEGWLTLLRRMEAGEIRLISRDLPAPSPLAAEILSARPYTFLDDAPLEERRTQAVINRRWSDPQSTDDLGALDAEAIQAVQDEAWPTPATVDEMHETLMSLACIADHEATAHASWPGWLRTLADSGRACHIQLSTERGLWLPLERLTCLQAIYPQASWQPPLTPLAGFDEAWDPDEAVVELLRARLSAFGPQPLMAIAYPLGLSTPQVTQALAQLEQQGYVLRGRFTPGGGQEQWCERHLLARIHRYTVKRLRREIEPVSLKDFMRFLFDWQHLSPATQGRGAAVLPSIVGQFEGYPAAASAWDGELLPARIKDYSPTWLDELCRSGKLVWTRLNARQKPSAGALRSTPIVLLPRNRVALWSGLAEQTPPGELSLKTQKVHRALSEHGALFFDELLHEAHLLRSELEIALQELVGAGLVNADSFAGLRALITPASKRQARSSRRGRGAFVGGMDDAGRWALLRRSQPAPEEGNRPASTPPETLEHIAMTLLRRYGVVFWRMLEREADWLPSWRELLRTFHRLEARGEIRGGRFVSGLAGEQFALPEAIPLLREVRRRPTDGSLIAVCGVDPLNLAGTLLPGAKVPALASNRLVYLDGLPVAAQIAGKQHLWMELDAQGMAEVRNKLIQKG; this is encoded by the coding sequence ATGAATCTGCCCCTTGCCGCCGACCACGCCATGGCAGGCTTCCACCCTGCCGTCCGCGCCTGGTTCAGCCAGACATTCCCGGCGATCACGGCCGCCCAGGCCCGGGCCTGGCCGCTGATCGGCCAGCGCCGTTCGACCCTGGTGGCCGCGCCCACCGGCTCGGGCAAGACCCTGACCGCCTTCCTCGCGGTGCTCGATGAACTGGTGCATCGCGGCCTTGAACAGGGCGGCCTGCCGGACCAGACGCTGGTGGTCTACGTCTCACCGCTCAAGGCGCTGAGCAACGACATCCGGATCAACCTGCAGAATCCACTGGCCGGCATCACCGAACAACTGCGGCGGATGGACCTGCCGCCCCTGCACATCACCACCGCCGTGCGCACCGGCGACACGCCGCAGAAAGAACGCTCGGCCATGCGCAAGACCGCGCCGCACATCCTGGTGACCACCCCTGAATCGCTCTATGTGTTGCTGGGCTCCGATTCGGGCCGGCAGATGCTCGCCAGCACCCGTACGGTCATCGTCGACGAGATACATGCCATCGCGGCGAGCAAGCGCGGCAGTCACCTGGCCTTGAGCCTGGAGCGCCTGCAGGCGTTGTGTGCCGAACCGCTGGTGCGCATCGGCCTGTCCGCCACGCAGAAACCCATCGAAGCGGTGTCGCGCTTTCTGGTGGGCGCAGGACGCCCGTGTGAAATCGTCGACATCGGCCACGCCCGCCCCCGGGACCTGGGCATCGAAGTGCCTCCGGTACCGCTCTCGGCGGTAATGGCCAACGATGTGTGGGAGCTGGTCTACAACCGCCTCGCCGACCTGGCCCGTGAGCACCGCACCACGCTGGTGTTCGTCAATACCCGACGCCTGGCCGAACGCCTGAGTCGCCATCTGAGCGAACGCCTGGGCAAGGACGCGGTGGCGGCCCATCACGGCAGCCTCGCGAAGGAGTTCCGCCTCGACGCCGAGCAGCGTCTCAAGCGCGGCGAACTGCAGGTATTGATCGCCACCGCGTCCCTGGAACTGGGGATCGACATCGGTGATGTCGACCTGGTGTGCCAGATCGCCTCGCCCCGCTCGATTTCGGCGTTCCTGCAGCGGGTCGGCCGCTCCGGCCACCAGGTCGGAGGGACGCCCAAGGGGCGCCTGTTCGCCACCACCCGCGACGACCTTATCGAATGCGCCGCCCTGCTCGATTGCGTGCGCCGTGGCGAGCTGGACATCCTGCACATTCCCACCGCGCCGCTGGATGTGCTGGCCCAGCAGATCGTCGCGGAGGTCAGTTGCCAGGAATGGCAGGAACAGGCGCTGCTGGAGACCTTCCGTCGCGCGTCGCCCTACGCCGCCCTGGACGAAGGGCACTACCAGGCATTGCTGCAGATGCTCGCCGAAGGCGTCAACGGCCGCCAGGGCGTGCGCAGCGCATACCTGCACCGAGACGCTGTCAGCCGTACCCTGCGCGGGCGCCGGGGCAGCAAGCTGACGGCGGTGACCAGCGGCGGCACCATCCCGGACAACGCCGACTACAGCGTGCTGCTCGAACCCCAGGGGTTGAACATCGGCAGCGTCAACGAAGACTTCGCGGTGGAAAGCATCGCCGGCGACGTGTTCCAGCTGGGCAACACGTCCTACCGCATCATTCGCGTCGAGACCGGCCGCGTGCGGGTCGAGGACGCCCAGGGCCAGCCCCCGACCATTCCGTTCTGGCTCGGCGAAGCGCCAGGGCGCAGCGCCGAGCTGTCCATGGCGGTGGCGCGCCTGCAGGCTCAGCTCGACCGTCTGTTGGGCGCGACGCCGGGCAATCTGCAACCGGCCCTGGACTGGCTGACCGGCACCCTGCAGTTGAACCAGGCCAGCGCCGAGCAGTTGGTGGATTACCTGGCCCCGGCCCGGCTGGCCTTCGGCGCCTTGCCGTCCCAGGACACCTTGCTGATGGAACGCTTTTTCGACGAGTCCGGCGGCACCCAACTGATCATCCACAGCCCTTTCGGCAGCCGCATCAACCGCGCCTGGGGCCTGGCCCTGCGCAAGCGGTTCTGCCGCACCTTCAATTTCGAGCTGCAGGCCGCCGCCAGCGAAGACGCCATCGTGCTTTCGCTGTCCACCGGTCATAGCTTCGAGCTGGACGAGGTCTGGCGCTACCTCAACAGCCAGAGCGCCGAGCAGGTCCTCGTCCAGGCCGTGCTGGATGCGCCATTGTTCGGCGTGCGCTGGCGCTGGAACGCCGGCGTGGCCCTGGCCTTGCCGCGCTACACCGGCGGGCGCAAGGTCGCGCCGCAGATCCAGCGGATGAAAAGCGAAGACCTGATCGCCAGCGTGTTTCCCGACCAGATCGCCTGCCTGGAAAACCTCGCCGGTGAACGGGAGATCCCCGATCATCCCCTGGTGGAACAGACGCTCGACGATTGCCTGCATGAAGCCATGGACAGCGAAGGCTGGCTGACACTGTTGCGACGCATGGAAGCGGGGGAAATCCGCCTGATCAGCCGGGACCTGCCGGCCCCCTCGCCCCTGGCGGCGGAAATCCTCAGCGCCCGGCCCTACACGTTCCTCGACGATGCACCGCTGGAAGAGCGTCGCACCCAGGCGGTGATCAATCGCCGCTGGAGCGACCCACAGTCCACCGATGACCTTGGCGCGCTGGACGCCGAGGCCATCCAGGCCGTCCAGGACGAAGCCTGGCCGACACCGGCCACTGTCGATGAAATGCATGAAACGCTGATGAGCCTGGCCTGTATCGCCGACCACGAAGCCACCGCCCATGCCTCATGGCCGGGTTGGTTGCGGACGTTGGCCGACAGCGGTCGCGCCTGTCACATTCAGCTCAGCACCGAACGCGGCCTGTGGCTGCCCCTGGAACGGTTGACCTGCCTGCAGGCGATTTATCCACAGGCTTCATGGCAACCGCCATTGACTCCCCTGGCCGGTTTCGACGAAGCCTGGGATCCCGACGAGGCCGTGGTGGAACTGCTCCGCGCTCGCCTCAGCGCCTTCGGTCCGCAGCCCCTCATGGCCATCGCTTACCCGTTGGGCTTGTCGACGCCACAGGTCACCCAGGCCTTGGCGCAACTCGAACAGCAAGGCTACGTGCTGCGGGGGCGGTTCACACCGGGTGGCGGGCAGGAGCAATGGTGCGAGCGACACCTGCTGGCGCGCATCCATCGCTATACCGTCAAGCGTCTGCGCCGGGAAATCGAACCGGTGTCGCTTAAGGACTTCATGCGCTTTTTGTTCGACTGGCAACACCTGTCGCCCGCCACCCAGGGCCGGGGCGCGGCCGTCCTGCCGTCGATCGTTGGTCAGTTCGAAGGCTACCCGGCCGCCGCCTCGGCCTGGGACGGTGAGCTGCTGCCGGCGCGGATCAAGGACTATTCGCCCACCTGGCTCGACGAACTGTGTCGCAGCGGCAAACTGGTGTGGACGCGCCTCAATGCCCGGCAGAAACCATCGGCCGGCGCCCTGCGCAGCACGCCGATCGTATTGCTGCCGCGCAACCGGGTCGCCCTGTGGAGTGGCCTGGCCGAGCAAACGCCCCCCGGCGAACTGTCCCTGAAGACGCAAAAGGTCCATCGGGCCCTCAGCGAGCACGGCGCCCTGTTCTTCGACGAACTGCTGCACGAAGCGCATCTGTTGCGCAGTGAACTGGAGATCGCCTTGCAGGAGCTGGTGGGCGCCGGACTGGTGAACGCCGACAGTTTCGCCGGGTTACGGGCGTTGATCACCCCTGCCAGCAAACGCCAGGCCCGCAGCAGTCGGCGTGGGCGCGGGGCGTTTGTCGGCGGCATGGACGACGCCGGCCGCTGGGCCCTGCTCCGCCGCAGCCAACCCGCCCCCGAAGAAGGCAATCGCCCCGCATCGACCCCGCCCGAGACGCTGGAACACATCGCCATGACCCTGTTGCGCCGCTACGGGGTGGTGTTCTGGCGCATGCTGGAGCGCGAAGCCGACTGGCTGCCGAGCTGGCGCGAGCTGCTGCGCACGTTCCATCGCCTGGAAGCCCGCGGGGAAATTCGCGGCGGGCGCTTCGTCAGCGGCCTGGCAGGCGAGCAATTCGCCCTGCCGGAAGCCATCCCGCTGCTGCGCGAAGTGCGCCGCCGCCCCACCGACGGCAGCCTGATCGCCGTGTGCGGGGTCGACCCATTGAACCTGGCCGGCACCCTGCTGCCAGGGGCGAAAGTACCGGCGCTGGCGAGTAATCGGCTGGTGTATCTGGATGGGCTGCCGGTAGCGGCGCAGATCGCCGGCAAGCAGCATCTTTGGATGGAGCTGGATGCTCAAGGGATGGCTGAGGTCCGGAACAAGCTTATTCAGAAAGGTTGA
- a CDS encoding sugar nucleotide-binding protein, whose translation MRMRLMLLGGGNALGQALIRLGAEEDIGFLAPRPPEDGWDAASLTQLLDDTRPDAVINLAYYFDWFQAEAVSEQRLASQERAVERLAELCQHHNIVLLQPSSYRVFDGSRATAYSEKDEPVPLGLRGQALWRIEQSVRATCPQHVLLRFGWLLDDSPDGILGRFLARAEHPEELLLADDRRGNPTPVDDAARVIISVLKQLDCAAPLWGTYHYAGHEATTPLALGQAILTEARALHPLAIESPTPQAHAARPDAAEEPQHAVLACKKILHTFGIKPRAWRAALPSLLDRFYRHG comes from the coding sequence ATGCGAATGCGCCTTATGTTACTGGGCGGCGGAAATGCCCTTGGGCAGGCGCTGATTCGCCTCGGTGCGGAAGAAGACATCGGTTTTCTCGCCCCCCGCCCGCCCGAAGACGGCTGGGATGCCGCGAGCCTGACGCAGCTGCTCGACGACACCCGCCCGGACGCCGTGATCAACCTGGCGTACTACTTCGACTGGTTCCAGGCCGAGGCGGTGAGCGAACAGCGCCTGGCCAGCCAGGAGCGTGCCGTCGAGCGCCTGGCCGAGTTGTGCCAGCATCACAATATCGTCTTGCTGCAACCGTCGAGCTATCGCGTCTTCGACGGTTCCCGCGCCACCGCCTACAGCGAAAAGGACGAACCGGTGCCCCTGGGCCTGCGCGGCCAGGCACTGTGGCGGATCGAGCAGAGCGTGCGGGCCACCTGCCCGCAGCATGTGCTGCTGCGTTTCGGCTGGCTGCTGGACGACAGCCCCGACGGCATCCTGGGGCGCTTCCTGGCCCGGGCCGAACACCCCGAGGAATTACTGCTGGCCGACGACCGTCGCGGCAATCCAACGCCGGTCGATGACGCGGCGCGGGTCATCATCTCCGTGCTCAAGCAGCTCGACTGTGCGGCGCCGCTGTGGGGCACCTACCATTACGCCGGACACGAGGCGACCACGCCGCTGGCGCTGGGGCAGGCGATCCTGACCGAAGCCCGCGCCCTGCATCCGCTGGCGATCGAGTCGCCCACGCCCCAGGCCCACGCCGCACGGCCGGACGCCGCGGAAGAACCGCAGCACGCGGTCCTGGCCTGCAAGAAAATTCTGCATACCTTCGGGATCAAGCCCCGCGCCTGGCGCGCGGCCCTCCCGTCTCTCCTGGATAGGTTCTATCGTCATGGCTAA
- a CDS encoding ABC transporter permease encodes MYLFRLAMASLANRRFTAFLTAFAIALSVCLLLAVERVRTEARASFASTISGTDLIVGARSGSVNLLLYSVFRIGNATNNIRWDSFEHFASNPKVKWAIPMSLGDSHRGYRVMGTTEAYFEHYRYGRQQHLALADGRAFATDPFEVVLGAEVAEALHYKLGDKLVLAHGVATVSLVKHDDKPFTVVGILKRTGTPVDRTLHISLGGMEAIHIDWKNGVPAQGNGRISADQARNMDLTPQAITAFMLGLNNKISTFALQREVNEFRGEPLLAILPGVALQELWSLMGTAEKALFVISLFVVLTGLIGMLTAILTSLNERRREMAILRSVGARPWHIASLLVLEAFALALAGVAAGLVLLYVGIAAAQGYVQSTYGLYLPLAWPSEYEWTLMAGILVAALLMGTVPAWRAYRQSLADGLSIRL; translated from the coding sequence ATGTATCTGTTCCGTCTAGCCATGGCCAGCCTGGCGAACCGCCGCTTCACCGCGTTCCTCACCGCCTTTGCCATTGCCCTGTCGGTCTGCCTGTTGCTGGCGGTGGAGCGAGTGCGCACCGAGGCCCGCGCCAGTTTCGCCAGCACCATCAGTGGCACCGACCTGATCGTCGGCGCCCGCTCAGGCTCGGTGAACCTGTTGCTGTATTCGGTATTCCGCATCGGCAACGCCACCAATAACATTCGCTGGGACAGCTTCGAACACTTCGCCAGCAATCCGAAGGTCAAATGGGCCATTCCCATGTCCCTGGGCGATTCCCATCGCGGCTACCGGGTCATGGGGACCACCGAGGCCTACTTCGAGCATTACCGGTATGGCCGCCAGCAACACCTGGCGCTGGCCGATGGCCGGGCGTTCGCCACCGATCCCTTCGAAGTGGTGCTTGGCGCCGAAGTGGCCGAAGCGTTGCACTACAAGCTCGGCGACAAACTGGTATTGGCCCACGGCGTGGCGACAGTCAGCCTGGTCAAGCATGACGACAAGCCCTTCACCGTGGTCGGCATCCTCAAGCGCACCGGCACTCCGGTGGATCGCACGCTGCACATCAGCCTCGGCGGCATGGAGGCGATCCATATCGACTGGAAGAATGGCGTGCCGGCCCAGGGCAACGGTCGCATCAGCGCCGACCAGGCTCGCAACATGGACCTCACGCCCCAGGCGATCACCGCGTTCATGCTCGGCCTCAACAACAAGATTTCCACCTTTGCCCTGCAGCGCGAGGTCAATGAGTTCCGAGGCGAACCCCTGCTGGCGATCCTGCCCGGCGTGGCGTTGCAGGAGCTGTGGAGCCTGATGGGCACGGCGGAAAAGGCCCTGTTCGTGATATCCCTGTTCGTCGTGCTGACCGGCCTGATCGGCATGCTCACGGCAATCCTCACCAGCCTCAACGAGCGCCGCCGGGAAATGGCGATCCTGCGCTCGGTGGGTGCCCGGCCGTGGCACATCGCGAGCCTGCTGGTGCTCGAGGCCTTCGCCCTGGCGCTGGCCGGGGTGGCCGCGGGGCTGGTCTTGCTCTATGTCGGCATTGCCGCGGCACAGGGCTACGTGCAGTCGACCTACGGCTTGTACCTGCCGCTGGCCTGGCCGAGCGAGTATGAATGGACGCTCATGGCTGGCATCCTGGTCGCCGCCCTGCTGATGGGCACCGTGCCGGCCTGGCGCGCCTATCGCCAATCCCTGGCCGATGGCCTGTCGATCCGTTTATGA
- a CDS encoding ABC transporter ATP-binding protein — translation MTQALIELSDLVFSWPGHPPLLDIPAFRLEAGETLFLKGPSGSGKTTLLGLLGAVQTPDRGSIRLLGQELSTLSAASRDRFRVDHTGYIFQQFNLLPFLSVRENVELPCHFSRLRAQRAVQRHGSVGQAAATLLTHLGLADPDLLGRRADSLSIGQQQRVAAARALIGQPELVIADEPTSALDHDARENFLRLLFAECHEAGSSLLFVSHDRSLAPLFDRNLSLADLNRAAKPLEV, via the coding sequence ATGACCCAAGCTCTCATCGAACTGTCCGACCTGGTCTTCAGCTGGCCCGGACATCCGCCCTTGCTGGACATCCCGGCATTTCGCCTGGAAGCCGGCGAGACCCTGTTCCTGAAAGGCCCCAGCGGTAGCGGCAAGACCACCCTGCTGGGGCTGCTGGGCGCAGTACAGACACCGGACCGGGGCAGCATTCGCCTGCTCGGTCAGGAGCTCAGCACGCTGAGCGCCGCCAGCCGCGATCGCTTTCGGGTGGACCACACCGGCTATATCTTCCAGCAATTCAACCTGCTGCCGTTCCTTTCGGTGCGGGAAAACGTCGAGCTGCCCTGCCACTTTTCCCGGTTGCGCGCGCAACGTGCCGTGCAGCGCCATGGCAGTGTCGGCCAGGCCGCCGCTACGCTGCTGACGCACCTGGGGTTGGCCGATCCGGACCTGCTCGGGCGCCGCGCCGACTCATTATCCATCGGCCAGCAGCAACGGGTCGCTGCCGCCCGGGCCCTGATTGGCCAGCCGGAACTGGTGATCGCCGACGAGCCGACTTCGGCACTGGACCACGATGCTCGGGAAAACTTCCTGCGGCTGTTGTTCGCCGAATGCCACGAAGCGGGGTCGAGCCTGTTGTTTGTCAGCCATGACCGGAGCCTGGCGCCGCTGTTCGACCGCAACCTCTCGTTGGCCGATCTCAATCGCGCCGCCAAGCCACTCGAGGTCTGA
- a CDS encoding DUF2796 domain-containing protein has translation MRRLLLALPFALLPLAVAHAAAEHDHDHDHEHGSLGAHEHGVGRLSAVLDGQTLELDLDSPAMNLVGFEHAATSDADKKKVAAVRAQLEKPQALFNLADAKCSLAQQELESPLFGDEPEHAGHDEDDDGDEHHEHSEIHARYQFTCVAPGALTHLDLAPLFKIFPATQKIQVQLIGPSGQQGAELTPKAASLKF, from the coding sequence ATGCGCCGTCTGCTTCTCGCCCTGCCGTTTGCCCTGCTGCCTTTGGCTGTCGCCCATGCGGCCGCCGAGCATGATCACGACCATGACCATGAACATGGCAGCCTCGGCGCCCACGAACACGGGGTCGGCCGCTTGAGCGCCGTGCTGGACGGCCAGACCCTGGAACTGGACCTGGACAGCCCGGCCATGAACCTGGTGGGCTTCGAACATGCCGCCACCAGCGACGCCGACAAGAAGAAGGTCGCCGCCGTCCGGGCCCAGCTGGAAAAGCCCCAGGCCTTGTTCAACCTGGCCGATGCCAAATGCTCCCTGGCCCAGCAGGAGCTGGAAAGCCCGCTGTTCGGCGACGAGCCGGAGCATGCAGGCCATGACGAAGACGACGATGGCGACGAGCACCACGAACACAGCGAGATCCACGCCCGTTACCAGTTCACCTGTGTCGCGCCTGGCGCCCTGACCCACCTGGACCTGGCGCCCCTGTTCAAGATCTTCCCCGCCACCCAGAAAATCCAGGTACAACTGATCGGCCCGAGCGGCCAGCAAGGCGCGGAATTGACGCCCAAGGCAGCCAGCCTGAAATTCTGA
- a CDS encoding DUF3299 domain-containing protein translates to MPRAVLALLLMVALPLWAAEPRDLAWSEMIPAGAPPEVPNMTPLHDLSQMGDALAAESAPAARQDMPNAPVVKELDGQQIRLPGYIVPLEVSEEGRTTDFLLVPYFGACIHVPPPPSNQIVHVKSEVGVKLDELYQPYWVEGPMQVKPSTSELADAGYQMEAEKIYVYELPE, encoded by the coding sequence ATGCCCCGCGCCGTGCTTGCACTGCTGCTGATGGTCGCCCTGCCCCTGTGGGCGGCCGAACCGAGAGACCTGGCCTGGTCGGAAATGATCCCGGCCGGGGCACCGCCCGAGGTGCCGAACATGACCCCGCTGCACGACCTGTCGCAGATGGGCGATGCCTTGGCCGCCGAATCCGCCCCGGCGGCCAGGCAGGACATGCCCAATGCGCCGGTGGTCAAGGAACTCGATGGCCAGCAGATTCGTTTGCCGGGCTACATCGTGCCCCTGGAAGTGAGCGAGGAAGGCCGGACCACGGACTTCCTGCTGGTGCCGTATTTCGGCGCCTGCATCCATGTACCGCCTCCGCCCTCGAACCAGATCGTGCATGTGAAAAGCGAAGTCGGGGTCAAGCTCGATGAGCTGTACCAGCCGTATTGGGTCGAAGGGCCGATGCAGGTCAAGCCGTCCACCAGTGAACTGGCCGATGCCGGGTACCAGATGGAGGCCGAGAAGATCTACGTGTATGAGTTGCCGGAGTGA
- the trxA gene encoding thioredoxin: MTQDTPYIFDATTADFDQSVIANSFHKPVLVDFWAEWCAPCKALMPMLQGIAESYRGELLLAKVNCDIEQDIVARFGIRSLPTVVLFKDGQPVDGFAGAQPESAVRAMLEPHVQMPPPAAADPFEQAQALFDEGRYADAEALLKTLLGEDNTNAKALILYARCLTERGELGEAQTVLDAVKSDEHKAALAGAKAQIQFLALARNLPDAADLKARLAKDPQDDEAVYQLAVQQLARQQYEPALDALLKLFTRNRAYSEGLPHKTLLQVFELLGNDHPLVTTYRRKLFAALY; this comes from the coding sequence ATGACCCAGGACACGCCCTACATCTTCGACGCCACCACCGCCGATTTCGACCAGTCGGTGATCGCGAACTCTTTCCACAAGCCCGTGCTGGTCGATTTCTGGGCCGAGTGGTGCGCCCCGTGCAAGGCGCTGATGCCGATGCTGCAAGGGATCGCCGAGAGTTATCGGGGCGAACTGCTGCTGGCCAAGGTGAACTGCGATATCGAACAGGACATCGTCGCCCGCTTCGGTATCCGCAGCCTGCCCACGGTGGTGCTGTTCAAGGATGGCCAGCCCGTCGATGGTTTCGCCGGGGCCCAGCCCGAATCGGCGGTGCGGGCGATGCTCGAACCCCACGTACAGATGCCGCCGCCAGCCGCCGCCGACCCGTTCGAGCAAGCCCAGGCACTGTTCGACGAGGGGCGCTATGCCGACGCTGAAGCCCTGCTCAAGACGCTGCTGGGTGAAGACAACACCAACGCCAAGGCGCTGATCCTGTACGCCCGTTGCCTGACCGAACGCGGTGAACTGGGCGAAGCGCAAACCGTGCTCGACGCGGTGAAAAGCGATGAGCACAAGGCCGCCCTTGCCGGGGCCAAGGCGCAGATCCAGTTTCTCGCCCTGGCCCGGAACCTGCCGGATGCCGCCGACCTCAAGGCACGCCTGGCCAAGGACCCGCAGGACGATGAAGCGGTGTATCAACTGGCTGTCCAGCAACTGGCCCGCCAGCAGTACGAACCGGCCCTCGATGCGCTGCTCAAGCTGTTCACCCGCAACCGCGCCTACAGCGAAGGCTTGCCTCACAAGACGCTGCTGCAGGTGTTCGAACTGCTGGGCAACGACCATCCGCTGGTGACGACCTATCGTCGCAAGCTGTTCGCAGCGTTGTATTGA
- a CDS encoding OmpW/AlkL family protein, whose translation MHKSLLSASLVALALAAPIAQAHTAGDIIVRAGAITVNPEADSSSVKVDRGPLAGADLGGKATMSSDTQLGLNFAYMITNNLGIELLAASPFEHDVKIKGTALGAANNKLGTLKHLPPTLSLVYYPLDAKSAFQPYVGAGINYTWIYDEHVGSEASANGFSNFRASNSWGMAWQVGADYMLTDNIMINGQVRYIDIDTTAYVDNNAVAGGTRAKVNVDVDPWIYMVGLGYKF comes from the coding sequence ATGCACAAGTCCTTGCTCAGCGCCTCCCTGGTCGCCCTCGCACTCGCTGCCCCCATCGCCCAGGCCCATACGGCCGGCGATATCATCGTTCGCGCCGGCGCCATCACCGTCAATCCGGAGGCCGACAGTTCCAGCGTCAAGGTCGACCGTGGTCCGCTGGCCGGTGCCGACCTGGGCGGCAAGGCGACCATGAGCAGCGACACTCAACTGGGCCTGAACTTCGCCTACATGATCACCAACAACCTGGGGATCGAGCTGCTGGCGGCGTCGCCGTTCGAGCACGATGTGAAGATCAAGGGCACCGCCTTGGGCGCGGCCAACAACAAGCTCGGTACCCTGAAGCACTTGCCTCCGACCCTGAGCCTGGTCTACTACCCGCTCGACGCGAAGTCGGCCTTCCAGCCTTATGTCGGCGCCGGCATCAACTACACCTGGATCTACGACGAACACGTGGGCAGCGAAGCCAGCGCCAACGGCTTCAGCAACTTCCGCGCGAGCAACAGCTGGGGCATGGCGTGGCAGGTGGGCGCTGACTACATGCTGACCGACAACATCATGATCAACGGTCAGGTTCGCTATATCGACATCGACACTACCGCCTATGTCGACAACAACGCCGTGGCCGGCGGCACCCGGGCCAAGGTGAACGTCGACGTGGATCCATGGATCTACATGGTGGGCTTGGGCTACAAGTTCTGA
- a CDS encoding NAD-dependent epimerase/dehydratase family protein: MAKGPVLITGGAGFIGSHLTDALLAQGHSVRILDDLSTGKRSNLPLDNPAVELIEGDVADAALVARAMAGCSAVAHLAAVASVQASVDDPVRTHQSNFIGTLNVCEAMRQAGVKRVLFASSAAVYGNNGEGQSIDEDTPKAPLTPYASDKLASEFYLDFYRRQHDLEPVVFRFFNIYGPRQDPSSPYSGVISIFSERAQKGLPITIFGDGEQTRDFVYVEDLVDLLVQAIEKTEVEVGAVNVGWNQATTLKQMLQALAAVVGDLPPISHGPARPGDIRHSRADNHRLLQRFRFPPQTPMSVGLARLLGR, encoded by the coding sequence ATGGCTAAAGGCCCTGTTCTCATTACCGGCGGTGCGGGTTTCATCGGTTCGCACCTGACCGACGCGTTGCTCGCCCAGGGCCATTCGGTGCGAATCCTCGACGATTTGTCTACCGGCAAGCGCAGCAACCTGCCCCTGGACAACCCTGCCGTGGAGCTGATCGAGGGCGATGTCGCCGACGCGGCGCTGGTGGCCCGGGCCATGGCCGGTTGCAGTGCCGTCGCGCACCTGGCCGCCGTGGCCTCGGTGCAGGCTTCGGTGGACGACCCGGTGCGCACCCACCAGAGCAATTTCATTGGCACCCTGAACGTCTGTGAAGCCATGCGCCAGGCCGGCGTCAAGCGGGTGCTGTTCGCTTCCAGCGCGGCGGTCTATGGCAACAACGGCGAAGGCCAGTCCATCGACGAAGACACCCCCAAGGCGCCGCTCACGCCGTATGCCTCGGACAAGCTGGCCAGCGAGTTCTACCTGGATTTCTATCGTCGCCAGCATGACCTGGAGCCGGTGGTGTTCCGCTTCTTCAATATCTACGGCCCGCGCCAGGATCCGTCCTCACCGTATTCCGGTGTGATCAGCATCTTCAGCGAACGGGCGCAGAAAGGCCTGCCGATTACCATCTTCGGCGATGGTGAGCAGACCCGGGACTTTGTCTATGTCGAAGACCTGGTGGACCTGCTGGTGCAGGCCATCGAGAAAACCGAGGTTGAAGTCGGGGCGGTGAACGTGGGCTGGAACCAGGCCACGACCCTCAAGCAGATGCTTCAGGCGCTGGCCGCGGTGGTCGGTGACTTGCCGCCGATCAGCCATGGTCCGGCGCGTCCTGGCGATATCCGGCACTCACGGGCCGACAATCACCGGCTGTTGCAGCGCTTCCGCTTTCCCCCACAGACACCGATGAGCGTGGGGCTGGCTCGGCTGCTGGGCCGCTGA